A single genomic interval of Pectinophora gossypiella unplaced genomic scaffold, ilPecGoss1.1 Pgos_30, whole genome shotgun sequence harbors:
- the LOC126380873 gene encoding uncharacterized protein K02A2.6-like yields MLREGVIEPVDCSDWATPLVPVHKKDGGLRVCADYKVTLNPVLMVDRYPLPTIQDVFANLAGGEKFSKIDLSQAYNQICLNEEWKPFTVINTHRGLYRYNRLVYGLSSSSGIFQRIISSLIQGIPNAQGFLDDIIVTGSNEESHLRTLDAVLNKLQKFGLRVKKSKCVFMADEVNYLGYIVSKQGIRADPSKIEAIKNMPTPSNVSELRSFLGMVNFYAKFVRKMSDHLHPLYELLKKGCKWEWRATCASAFERVKELLVDGAVLAHYSPRRTTVLTCDASAHGVGGVLSQLEDDGRERAVAYVSRKLTSAEKAYSQIHREALAIVYCVKKFHQYLYGRKFLLKTDHKPLVSIFGPQQGIPSMAACRMQRWAVILSAYDFDITYVKTDKNGADALSRLPIDNSVGDNENCEQSFLHFASDALLLDNGEIRRYTRSDPILGRVLLYVENGWPQSVDIEGLRPYWNRRNELYTELGCIMWGHRVVVPTQCRERVLKELHEPHMGVVKTKAMARSYVWWPGLDEQLEAECRRCSVCAETAAAPPAAPPQPWKWPQRPYERVHIDFLGPLYGETYLVTVDARSKWIEVFKMQRTSAECTIKKLRESWARWGLPKQVVSDNGPPFTSEEFNNFLRRNGICHSFSPPYHPASNGAAENAVKIIKNVIKKAKLTNVDVDTAILRFLLNYHNTPHSTTGESPGKLLQGRNLSTREGQMWSGQPAGSPGSLGTLGDSQVVLHPPEASLTFDGSEPSTATATEQGPPTLHEVQPGPNQNAISLPTSKRSSTRIRKPVVRYGFEYD; encoded by the exons ATGCTGCGGGAGGGAGTCATCGAGCCGGTTGATTGTTCCGACTGGGCCACACCTCTCGTCCCAGTGCACAAAAAAGATGGAGGATTAAGAGTTTGCGCTGATTACAAGGTAACCTTGAATCCTGTTTTAATGGTCGACAGATACCCTCTACCTACGATACAGGACGTGTTCGCTAATCTAGCTGGTGGAGAAAAGTTCTCAAAAATAGATTTGTCCCAAGCGTACAACCAGATTTGTTTAAATGAGGAATGGAAACCTTTCACTGTAATAAATACGCATCGTGGCTTATATCGTTATAACCGATTGGTATATGGTCTTTCGTCCAGCAGTGGTATATTCCAGAGGATTATCAGCAGCTTAATACAGGGTATCCCTAACGCGCAGGGGTTTTTGGACGATATAATAGTAACCGGAAGTAATGAGGAGTCTCATTTACGTACCTTAGATGCAGTTCTAAATAAATTACAGAAGTTTGGTTTAAGGGTAAAAAAGAGTAAATGTGTTTTTATGGCGGATGAGGTCAATTATCTGGGTTACATAGTTAGTAAACAAGGTATTAGAGCGGATCCCAGCAAAATAGAGGCTATTAAGAATATGCCTACACCAAGTAACGTCTCGGAGTTACGTTCATTTTTAGGAATGGTCAACTTTTACGCCAAATTCGTTAGAAAAATGAGCGACCACTTACACCCCCTTTATGAGTTGTTAAAAAAAGGGTGTAAGTGGGAGTGGAGGGCAACTTGTGCGAGCGCGTTCGAACGAGTGAAGGAGCTGCTGGTGGATGGAGCGGTGTTGGCGCACTACTCGCCGCGGCGCACCACCGTGCTCACGTGTGACGCCAGCGCGCATGGTGTGGGCGGCGTGCTGTCGCAGTTGGAGGACGACGGGCGGGAGCGCGCCGTCGCATACGTCTCACGCAAGCTCACTAGCGCAGAAAAAGCCTACTCACAGATCCATAGGGAAGCTCTGGCCATAGTGTATTGTGTTAAAAAATTCCACCAATATCTTTATGGGCGTAAGTTTTTGCTTAAAACAGATCACAAGCCACTAGTTAGTATATTCGGCCCGCAGCAAGGTATACCCAGCATGGCCGCCTGTAGAATGCAACGATGGGCGGTAATTTTATCTGCATATGATTTCGACATTACGTACGTGAAAACGGATAAAAATGGGGCAGACGCGTTATCCAGGCTACCGATAGACAATAGTGTAGGTGATAATGAAAACTGCGAACAATCGTTTTTACATTTCGCTTCAGATGCTTTGTTACTTGATAACGGGGAGATAAGGAGATATACAAGGAGTGACCCAATCTTAGGCAGAGTATTGTTATATGTTGAAAACGGGTGGCCACAATCCGTCGACATAGAAGGGTTACGCCCCTATTGGAACAGGCGTAACGAGTTGTACACGGAGTTAGGTTGCATCATGTGGGGGCACAGGGTTGTCGTACCCACCCAGTGTCGAGAGCGAGTACTTAAAGAATTACATGAACCACACATGGGCGTCGTTAAAACCAAAGCGATGGCACGCAGCTACGTGTGGTGGCCAGGGCTAGACGAGCAGCTGGAGGCGGAGTGCCGGCGTTGCAGCGTGTGCGCCGAGACCGCGGCTGCACCGCCCGCCGCACCGCCGCAGCCCTGGAAGTGGCCACAACGCCCCTATGAACGTGTACACATTGACTTTTTAGGCCCACTCTACGGCGAAACGTATTTAGTCACTGTCGATGCTAGGTCTAAATGGATCGAAGTTTTCAAAATGCAGCGTACGAGTGCAGAATGTACGATTAAAAAATTAAGAGAATCATGGGCTAGGTGGGGGCTACCTAAACAAGTGGTCAGTGACAACGGGCCACCATTTACCAGcgaagaatttaataattttctccGGCGGAACGGCATTTGTCATTCGTTTTCCCCTCCTTATCATCCAGCGTCAAACGGAGCCGCGGAAAACGCGGTAAAGATTATTAAAAACGTCATTAAAAAAGCTAAACTAACAAATGTTGATGTAGACACGGCGATATTACGGTTTCTTCTCAATTATCACAATACTCCACACTCGACGACTGGGGAAAGCCCCGGCAAGTTATTGCAGGGTAGGAATCT CAGCACCAGGGAGGGGCAGATGTGGTCGGGGCAGCCGGCCGGCTCGCCTGGCTCACTCGGCACTCTCGGCGACAGTCAGGTTGTGCTTCATCCACCCGAAGCGTCCCTAACATTTGATGGCTCGGAGCCAAGCACTGCTACGGCAACTGAACAGGGTCCGCCGACGTTGCATGAAGTACAGCCTGGACCAAATCAGAACGCGATCAGTTTACCTACGAGTAAGAGGTCTAGCACAAGAATCAGGAAACCGGTCGTGCGATACGGTTTTGAATACGATTAG